From the Candidatus Saccharimonadaceae bacterium ML1 genome, one window contains:
- the rssB gene encoding Response regulatory domain-containing protein has translation MTKILLVEDDKSLREIYNVRLGAEGYDIVSAGDGEEALALAIKERPDLIVSDVMMPKISGFDMLDILRSTTETKNVKVIMMTALSNEEQRRRGLALGADRYLVKSQVGIEDVVRTVHEVLEDNSSTASGPAPLVSSEDTDDDIYDISAPEQTESTSATMTPPRPSTTSSITLPARPNPSAAPQSSQPRIITQPTPAPITPPVSPPATTATPTPVTAPVPVSSASSTMSIASATTAPQPSTLPQPVAPFSTPRPGSSGHIIQPLEHDNSKDIVDITARMSQELAGTQTIDAIPAPQPVSVSTPTPQPAPITPPVSPSTTITASPTPEAIPTTFIAPTAPDTPPIDLSTVTNRLGSDSLKQEPALPSAIAANVPQPITSPVPSTPQPQPLTSPVPQVQKSPIPQQQTSVPTAPSPSYTAQSATITPQTATPAQGGSTEQPAANQTTPPLAATPPLPVSSAPPPPIPTPATASSNTSGSGLEFEETARADMPASQTML, from the coding sequence ATGACAAAAATATTATTAGTAGAAGACGACAAGAGCTTGCGCGAAATCTATAACGTTCGGCTCGGCGCCGAGGGGTACGACATCGTGTCTGCCGGCGACGGCGAAGAAGCGCTTGCACTGGCGATCAAAGAGCGCCCCGACCTCATCGTGAGCGATGTGATGATGCCAAAGATTAGCGGTTTTGATATGCTCGACATTTTGCGCAGCACTACCGAGACCAAAAACGTTAAAGTAATCATGATGACCGCGCTGTCAAACGAAGAGCAGCGCCGGCGCGGATTAGCACTTGGCGCAGACCGCTACCTTGTTAAATCACAGGTCGGTATTGAAGATGTCGTCCGTACCGTACATGAAGTGCTTGAGGATAATTCGTCGACCGCAAGCGGACCAGCACCACTCGTGTCTTCAGAAGACACCGATGACGATATCTATGATATAAGTGCACCTGAGCAGACAGAATCAACGTCTGCCACCATGACGCCACCGCGACCTAGCACAACATCGTCAATCACGTTGCCGGCGCGCCCAAATCCATCGGCCGCGCCGCAATCATCGCAACCACGCATCATTACTCAGCCGACACCAGCACCAATCACACCACCCGTGTCTCCGCCAGCGACTACAGCTACACCAACGCCCGTCACAGCACCAGTCCCGGTGAGTTCTGCTAGCTCAACCATGTCTATCGCGTCCGCAACAACCGCACCGCAACCGTCGACATTACCGCAGCCAGTCGCGCCATTTTCGACGCCGCGCCCGGGTTCATCAGGACATATTATTCAGCCGCTTGAGCACGATAATTCAAAAGATATTGTCGACATCACCGCACGCATGAGCCAAGAACTCGCCGGTACGCAGACGATCGATGCTATTCCTGCACCGCAACCTGTGTCTGTGTCAACGCCCACTCCACAGCCAGCACCAATCACACCACCCGTTTCGCCATCAACGACCATCACAGCCAGTCCCACACCTGAAGCAATACCAACGACATTTATAGCACCCACAGCACCGGATACTCCTCCTATTGATCTGTCCACTGTTACCAATCGCCTAGGCTCAGATTCGCTCAAACAAGAGCCGGCACTGCCAAGCGCGATAGCTGCTAATGTGCCGCAGCCAATAACATCGCCAGTTCCAAGCACGCCTCAGCCTCAGCCATTAACGTCACCCGTACCTCAAGTGCAAAAATCTCCCATTCCGCAGCAGCAGACATCAGTGCCAACAGCACCATCACCATCATACACAGCACAATCAGCGACAATCACACCACAGACAGCCACACCCGCACAAGGAGGTAGCACAGAGCAACCTGCCGCAAACCAGACAACGCCTCCTTTAGCCGCCACGCCGCCACTCCCAGTTTCTTCTGCGCCGCCACCGCCAATTCCTACGCCCGCAACCGCTAGCAGTAACACATCCGGATCTGGCTTAGAATTTGAAGAAACTGCCCGAGCAGATATGCCAGCATCGCAAACTATGCTATAA
- a CDS encoding PAS domain-containing protein has translation MIISGAIVGLCVWSLAAGSDAASERLFVPVIPGILAAMVLIVAVASYFAAPYHKLTVSCWLNYALCCVMAVALVMTTGGVRSPFMSLLVMFAPIAGVLGKQMVALFGGLVVAFAAQQIIMKSTPVAQSLPVIAVLAIAFCAGLPFWLRQFAAAHDAAKDRSYQELATKLDKAASTSEVVINAIGDGVLALDDKGTVKLINPAAQQMIGWREQDAVGFNYKTILKLQTSTGTDISDSTNPVMIALSNNKPAKDDTLSVQTQSGKSFLAYISVSPIGTDDVHDGVIVVFRDITAERRDERQRAEFVSTASHEMRTPVASIEGYLGLALNPQTASVDDRARGYITKAHESAQHLGRLFSDLLDISRADDHRLKNDPHIIDVIPFIGDIVEGLKPHADEKGLDLIYRPTQNEDGAKQVSPIFYANVDNDHLREIVQNLIENAIKYTPAGSVAVDITGNDKQVTISVSDTGIGIPREDQAHLFQKFYRVDNTDTREINGTGLGLYLCRRLAETIGGRLWVESEYKKGSTFFVSIPRADNATAQRLIKESALKASIAATRAQQQNQPPAQDTMQAALAQSSSEPTPQPIDTPPAAPDAQTPYTNTPLSSIEANPEQYIKQLRQQVSLSVPPRDPPK, from the coding sequence ATGATTATAAGCGGCGCTATCGTCGGGCTATGCGTGTGGTCTCTTGCCGCCGGATCAGATGCTGCGAGCGAACGATTATTCGTGCCGGTTATACCGGGCATTCTTGCGGCAATGGTGCTCATCGTCGCCGTAGCGTCGTATTTCGCCGCACCGTACCATAAACTTACCGTGTCGTGCTGGCTGAATTATGCGCTCTGCTGCGTGATGGCGGTTGCGCTTGTCATGACGACAGGCGGCGTTCGTTCGCCGTTTATGAGTTTACTCGTCATGTTTGCGCCGATTGCCGGCGTGCTTGGCAAGCAAATGGTTGCACTCTTCGGCGGACTTGTTGTCGCATTTGCCGCGCAGCAAATTATTATGAAAAGCACGCCCGTTGCGCAGTCGTTGCCGGTTATTGCCGTGCTTGCGATCGCATTCTGCGCTGGCTTGCCGTTTTGGCTGCGCCAATTCGCCGCTGCGCACGACGCCGCAAAAGACCGCTCGTATCAAGAGCTCGCCACCAAACTTGATAAGGCAGCGAGTACATCAGAGGTTGTCATTAACGCAATCGGCGACGGCGTACTCGCACTCGACGACAAAGGAACGGTGAAGCTTATCAATCCCGCCGCACAGCAAATGATCGGCTGGAGAGAGCAAGATGCCGTCGGGTTCAATTACAAGACCATTTTGAAATTACAGACGTCAACCGGCACGGACATTTCAGACAGCACCAATCCAGTCATGATCGCGCTCAGCAACAACAAGCCGGCAAAAGACGATACATTAAGCGTGCAAACGCAGTCTGGCAAATCATTTTTGGCGTACATTTCCGTCAGCCCGATCGGCACAGATGACGTGCACGACGGCGTCATTGTCGTATTCCGCGACATCACCGCCGAACGCCGCGACGAGCGCCAACGCGCTGAATTCGTCAGCACCGCCAGCCACGAAATGCGCACGCCCGTCGCAAGCATTGAAGGCTATTTGGGGCTGGCACTCAACCCGCAAACCGCTTCAGTCGACGACCGTGCGCGCGGCTACATTACAAAAGCACACGAGTCGGCGCAACATTTAGGGCGGCTATTCTCCGACCTGCTTGATATTAGCAGAGCCGACGACCACCGCCTGAAGAATGACCCGCACATCATTGACGTCATTCCGTTCATCGGCGACATCGTCGAAGGACTCAAGCCGCACGCCGATGAAAAAGGACTCGACCTCATTTACCGGCCGACACAAAACGAGGATGGCGCCAAACAAGTCAGCCCGATCTTTTATGCTAATGTCGATAACGATCATCTGCGTGAAATCGTCCAAAATCTCATTGAAAACGCTATTAAATACACGCCTGCCGGCTCGGTCGCTGTCGATATCACTGGCAATGATAAACAAGTCACTATCAGCGTGTCCGACACCGGCATCGGCATTCCGCGCGAAGACCAAGCGCACTTGTTCCAAAAATTCTACCGCGTCGACAACACCGACACGCGCGAAATCAATGGCACCGGCCTCGGTTTATACTTATGCCGCCGGCTTGCCGAAACGATCGGCGGGCGCTTATGGGTTGAGAGCGAGTATAAAAAGGGAAGTACGTTCTTCGTATCAATTCCGCGCGCTGATAATGCAACCGCGCAGCGTTTAATCAAAGAATCCGCGCTCAAAGCATCAATTGCCGCCACAAGAGCACAGCAGCAAAACCAGCCGCCAGCCCAAGATACAATGCAGGCGGCGCTGGCGCAATCCTCGTCCGAGCCAACGCCGCAGCCAATCGACACGCCGCCCGCCGCACCGGACGCACAAACTCCATACACCAACACGCCGCTATCATCAATCGAAGCTAATCCCGAACAGTACATCAAACAGCTGCGGCAGCAAGTTTCACTATCAGTTCCGCCGCGCGATCCGCCAAAATAA
- a CDS encoding M48 family metalloprotease: MRQIFKTTLLMTVLTALFMAVGYMIGGRSGMLLALGIAAVSNVVTYFFSDSIVLKMQGAQPLGARYPQVEQIVQRLAALDNLPMPKLYYVDTPIPNAFATGRSPKHAAVAVTSGIMEILEDDELEAVLAHELGHVKNRDMLVSTVVATVAGAISYLAQFAFFFGGSDDEDANPLAMVLMAILAPIAAMMIQMAVSRSREYLADEHSHDVLGTGEPLARALRKLEDWKYSQPPIGASPAQEASAHLMFANMFSMQGLAALFSTHPPTEDRVERLKELDEGN, translated from the coding sequence ATGCGACAGATTTTCAAAACAACTCTTTTGATGACAGTGCTGACGGCGCTATTTATGGCGGTCGGCTATATGATTGGCGGGCGGTCCGGCATGCTGTTGGCGCTCGGGATTGCGGCGGTTTCAAACGTTGTGACGTATTTCTTCAGCGACTCAATTGTATTGAAGATGCAGGGTGCTCAGCCGCTTGGCGCTCGATATCCGCAGGTTGAACAGATTGTGCAGCGTCTCGCTGCTCTTGATAATTTGCCGATGCCGAAGCTGTATTATGTCGACACGCCGATTCCAAACGCTTTTGCGACGGGGCGTTCGCCGAAGCATGCGGCAGTGGCGGTGACGTCGGGCATTATGGAAATTCTAGAAGACGACGAGCTTGAGGCGGTATTAGCGCATGAGCTAGGACATGTGAAGAACCGCGATATGCTCGTGTCGACAGTTGTCGCAACGGTAGCAGGCGCAATTAGCTATTTAGCGCAATTTGCATTTTTCTTCGGCGGCTCAGACGACGAAGACGCAAACCCGCTTGCGATGGTTTTAATGGCGATACTGGCGCCGATTGCCGCGATGATGATTCAGATGGCGGTGTCGCGCAGCCGCGAGTATCTAGCGGATGAGCATAGCCACGATGTGCTTGGCACGGGCGAGCCGCTTGCACGAGCGCTCCGCAAGCTTGAAGATTGGAAATATTCGCAGCCGCCGATTGGCGCGTCGCCTGCACAGGAAGCGTCGGCGCACCTCATGTTTGCGAATATGTTCTCGATGCAAGGCCTGGCGGCACTCTTTTCGACGCATCCGCCGACCGAGGATCGCGTTGAGCGGCTGAAAGAACTTGACGAAGGCAACTAG
- a CDS encoding alpha/beta hydrolase: MARNGWRDRIVHRWLHIPYRLSVRYKRLRRPFATTYVLIHGLADTGALWQPLLAQLPKQSNYIVVDLLGHGESPQPHDESIYRASEQARHVLTTCVAAGLSGPVVLIGHSFGALVATEFSHMYRGIVRQEVLVSPPIYRDETGSRRDWLRQDKLLRSVYRQVLKTPNLVVAGYELGDKLGALGFSHMQLSKNTFAGFENTLRAGIISQRTGRLLRHITIPTTIIYGRLDPLLVARNFTALARVNSCITVRPLSTGHAIRERTLREIVAVIQSR; the protein is encoded by the coding sequence GTGGCGCGTAACGGCTGGCGGGATAGGATTGTTCACCGGTGGCTGCATATTCCCTATCGCCTATCAGTGCGGTACAAGCGGCTGCGGCGTCCGTTCGCGACGACGTACGTACTGATTCACGGGCTCGCGGATACGGGCGCGTTGTGGCAGCCGCTACTTGCGCAGTTGCCGAAGCAGAGTAACTATATCGTGGTGGATTTGCTCGGTCATGGTGAATCTCCGCAACCGCATGACGAATCAATCTATCGCGCATCGGAACAGGCGCGGCATGTGCTTACGACCTGTGTGGCAGCAGGATTATCTGGTCCTGTTGTACTGATTGGACATTCGTTCGGCGCGTTAGTGGCGACGGAGTTTTCGCATATGTACCGCGGGATTGTACGGCAGGAGGTGCTCGTGTCGCCGCCGATTTACCGCGATGAAACGGGCAGCCGGCGCGATTGGCTGCGTCAAGATAAATTACTGCGTAGCGTTTACCGCCAGGTATTGAAAACGCCCAACTTGGTAGTGGCGGGTTATGAGCTGGGCGATAAGTTGGGTGCGCTTGGATTTTCGCACATGCAGTTATCGAAAAACACGTTTGCGGGATTTGAGAATACGCTGCGAGCGGGTATTATAAGCCAGCGGACGGGGCGACTATTGCGGCACATAACGATTCCGACAACAATCATCTACGGGCGGCTTGATCCGCTGTTAGTGGCGCGCAACTTTACTGCTCTTGCGCGGGTGAATTCATGTATTACCGTGCGTCCACTCTCAACTGGACACGCGATTCGCGAGCGCACGCTGCGCGAAATTGTGGCGGTAATACAATCTCGCTAG
- a CDS encoding response regulator, translated as MAIKTILMIEDDRFIGEMYVRSLRQAGYDVEWAIDGRDGLVMATNKAYDLVLLDIMLPELRGQEILREIKKNPVAKHSHVAVMTNFDQDEETRQEIERNVDAYFVKAEITPRRLLEIVQQIGNSAVDANE; from the coding sequence ATGGCGATAAAAACGATTTTAATGATTGAAGACGACCGGTTCATCGGCGAAATGTATGTGCGCAGTTTGCGCCAGGCAGGTTACGACGTCGAATGGGCGATCGACGGGCGCGACGGGCTGGTGATGGCAACCAACAAAGCGTACGACTTGGTATTGCTTGACATCATGCTGCCAGAACTGCGCGGACAAGAAATCTTGCGCGAGATCAAAAAGAATCCGGTCGCAAAGCATTCGCATGTTGCCGTCATGACGAATTTTGATCAAGACGAAGAAACGCGCCAAGAAATTGAACGTAATGTCGACGCATATTTCGTGAAAGCGGAGATTACGCCGCGGCGCCTGCTTGAAATCGTACAGCAGATCGGCAATTCAGCGGTAGACGCGAACGAGTAA
- a CDS encoding PAS domain-containing sensor histidine kinase codes for MALGKNTRHAPKRVAEMRDYWRIYRRNAILLSLLTQLLVVLVVGGALIVAGAHIDALPFIITMGATIITSVALNIYLILFLLAPLRDLATAIARAAGQTVDQPLGNPNLPRYAKDGFHDMLLYIYKNNSADNADADNSHASQRYKTLLTALNQTNTGIVVMNTAGEISFANRAAPVKQTKEGALKLELLFDEPDDFTNWLAACETNTVHAQQTWLRVPNKIIGDEDRRIFNVTASFEQGSAAEVVLIAYDESDIYQPEDDGLDFISFAAHELRGPITVIRGYLDVLSLELEDVLTAEQKELFQRLIVSGNRLSGYINNILNTSKYDRRHLKIHLSEESLAHIYQTIRDDMNLRASSQHRQLVVDIPDNLPTVAADPSSISEVLSNLIDNGIKYSNNGGIVRVNAAVEGAFVKVSVVDNGIGMPANVVGNLFHKFYRSHRSRETVAGTGIGLYICKAIVESHGGTISVSSTEGVGSTFSFTLPVYASVAETLQANGHINTALVARHGESITNHATYSG; via the coding sequence GTGGCATTAGGAAAAAACACGCGCCATGCGCCGAAGCGCGTCGCCGAAATGCGCGACTATTGGAGAATTTACCGCCGGAACGCGATCTTGCTTTCGCTCCTCACGCAGCTGCTCGTCGTATTGGTAGTCGGCGGGGCGTTAATCGTGGCAGGCGCGCACATCGACGCGCTGCCGTTTATCATCACGATGGGCGCAACAATTATAACGTCTGTAGCGCTGAATATTTATTTAATACTGTTTTTGCTGGCTCCCTTGCGCGATTTAGCAACTGCGATCGCGCGCGCCGCCGGACAAACTGTCGACCAGCCGCTCGGCAATCCAAATTTGCCGCGCTATGCTAAAGACGGTTTTCACGATATGCTGCTGTATATTTACAAGAATAATTCCGCCGACAATGCTGATGCAGACAATTCACATGCCTCACAGCGCTATAAAACACTGCTCACTGCGCTCAATCAAACAAACACCGGCATCGTCGTCATGAATACCGCCGGCGAGATTTCGTTCGCCAACCGCGCAGCGCCCGTCAAGCAAACAAAAGAGGGTGCGCTCAAATTAGAGTTATTATTCGATGAGCCAGACGATTTTACAAATTGGCTCGCCGCTTGCGAGACCAACACGGTACACGCCCAGCAAACTTGGCTACGCGTACCAAATAAAATCATCGGCGATGAAGACCGGCGAATATTCAACGTAACCGCCAGCTTTGAACAGGGGAGCGCCGCCGAAGTCGTGCTAATCGCATACGACGAATCAGACATTTACCAACCGGAAGACGACGGGTTAGATTTCATCTCGTTTGCGGCGCACGAATTGCGCGGTCCAATTACAGTCATTCGCGGCTACTTAGATGTACTATCGCTTGAGCTTGAAGACGTACTTACCGCCGAGCAAAAAGAGTTATTTCAGCGCCTCATCGTCAGCGGCAACCGCCTGTCCGGCTATATCAACAATATTTTGAACACAAGCAAATACGACCGGCGGCACTTGAAAATCCATCTCAGCGAAGAGTCGCTCGCGCACATTTACCAAACAATCCGCGACGACATGAACTTGCGCGCTTCGTCACAGCACCGCCAACTCGTTGTTGATATTCCCGATAATTTGCCGACTGTCGCCGCCGACCCGTCAAGCATTAGCGAAGTTTTATCAAACCTGATTGACAACGGCATCAAATATTCAAATAACGGCGGTATTGTGCGCGTTAACGCCGCCGTTGAGGGCGCGTTCGTGAAGGTTTCGGTTGTTGACAATGGTATCGGTATGCCGGCAAACGTCGTCGGCAATCTATTTCACAAATTCTACCGCTCGCACCGCTCGCGCGAAACCGTCGCCGGCACAGGAATTGGGCTGTACATTTGTAAAGCGATCGTTGAAAGCCACGGCGGCACGATCAGCGTATCAAGCACCGAAGGCGTCGGCTCAACGTTTTCATTCACGCTGCCGGTCTACGCCAGCGTCGCCGAAACCTTGCAAGCAAACGGACATATTAACACGGCGCTCGTCGCGCGGCATGGCGAATCAATTACCAATCACGCAACCTATTCAGGGTAA
- a CDS encoding DUF3048 domain-containing protein, whose product MDTKRSTELSRKLLAKQQPGKIKRFRAFIERHRLATILICGVLLIFIGCAAAFYLTYQPPVAQTDHTPIVRKKKTGPTKFYSQLNGIEVADETAVTKPVTAVMIENSPDSRPQSGLKQAEVVYEAIAEGGITRFLCLYQQHKPGLVGPVRSLRMYYVDWLAPYQASVAHVGGSAAALAEVRNGSYRDIDQFFNSGSYWRARDRYAPHNVYTNFEKLDALNAAKGYKNSQFSGQARADGTASEQPNATSIDINFSGPLYNTHYDYDKASNSYLRSIGGAASNDREEGRIAPSVVIAMRVDETTVREDGWRQSIVTVGSGTAHVFQNGTVVEATWRKGSRAEPLRFFDANGKEIALNRGQTWIGAAANSGGGVAWH is encoded by the coding sequence ATGGACACAAAAAGATCAACCGAGCTCAGCCGCAAGCTGCTTGCCAAACAGCAGCCAGGCAAAATCAAACGGTTTCGCGCGTTTATTGAGCGCCACCGCTTAGCGACGATATTGATTTGCGGCGTGCTGCTCATTTTTATCGGCTGCGCGGCAGCGTTTTATTTAACCTATCAGCCGCCTGTTGCGCAAACCGACCACACGCCAATTGTACGCAAGAAGAAAACCGGACCGACAAAATTCTACTCGCAGCTCAATGGAATAGAAGTTGCCGACGAAACCGCTGTCACCAAACCGGTCACTGCAGTGATGATTGAGAACTCGCCGGATTCGCGCCCGCAGTCCGGGCTAAAACAGGCGGAAGTCGTCTATGAGGCGATCGCCGAAGGAGGCATCACGCGATTTTTGTGTTTATACCAACAACATAAACCGGGTCTAGTCGGACCGGTGCGCAGCCTGCGTATGTATTACGTTGATTGGCTCGCGCCGTATCAAGCAAGCGTTGCCCATGTCGGCGGCAGCGCAGCAGCACTCGCCGAAGTCCGCAACGGCAGCTACCGCGACATTGACCAGTTCTTCAACAGCGGCAGCTATTGGCGTGCTCGCGACCGCTATGCGCCGCATAATGTCTACACAAACTTTGAAAAACTCGACGCGCTCAACGCCGCGAAAGGCTACAAAAACTCGCAATTCTCCGGGCAAGCGCGCGCCGACGGCACAGCCAGCGAACAGCCAAACGCCACGAGTATTGATATCAACTTTAGCGGTCCACTCTACAACACGCACTACGACTACGATAAAGCAAGCAACTCATACCTGCGCAGCATTGGCGGCGCAGCCAGCAACGACCGCGAAGAAGGCCGCATCGCGCCGAGCGTCGTCATCGCCATGCGCGTCGACGAAACCACCGTACGCGAAGATGGCTGGCGGCAAAGTATCGTCACAGTCGGGAGCGGCACGGCGCATGTTTTCCAAAACGGCACGGTCGTTGAAGCAACATGGCGCAAAGGCAGCCGCGCCGAGCCGTTACGCTTTTTCGACGCCAACGGCAAAGAAATCGCGCTCAATCGCGGGCAAACCTGGATAGGCGCGGCGGCAAATAGCGGAGGAGGCGTCGCGTGGCATTAG
- a CDS encoding glutamate--tRNA ligase, producing MMTTIRTRFAPSPTGYIHVGNVRAALFPWLLARQQGGTFILRIEDTDRARFVPGAEGLILDTLEWLGLDWDEGPRRGGEYGPYHQSERLEIYRAWAQTLIDKGLAYADPYTPEQVQAFRDEARAAKKAFLYRDYRPENPPAWDGTQPLRFKVANPKRYTWHDPVMGELSAGPEALDDFILIKADGYPTYNFAHIVDDAEMHITHVIRGLEYISSIPRYLSLYEAFGLTPPVLACLPHIMAPDGKKKLGKRDGAKSVSDYRTDGILPEAMLNFLASMGWNDGTEQEIFSRDELIEKFSLSRVQKSGARFDEKRLLWMSGQWIRRLSLDDLYTRVSNPAGNRSSKQSAAASTYWPPAAAQASEDYKKRVLALAQDRLKTLADLPQLTNYFFEEPTRDDSLIETNKQLKKLSPGERQALMRTAHDSLAALTDWTPESIQQRLNDLLEKTSQKPGILFSLVRIAITWAPFSPQLNDTLALLGKETTLKRLASF from the coding sequence ATGATGACAACCATTCGCACGCGATTTGCACCGAGTCCGACGGGTTATATTCATGTCGGCAATGTTCGCGCGGCGCTGTTCCCGTGGCTTTTAGCGCGGCAGCAGGGCGGCACGTTTATTTTGCGCATTGAAGACACCGACCGCGCGCGTTTTGTGCCGGGTGCAGAGGGTTTAATTTTAGATACGCTTGAATGGCTGGGACTTGACTGGGACGAAGGACCACGGCGCGGCGGCGAGTACGGTCCATATCACCAATCCGAGCGGCTCGAAATCTACCGCGCATGGGCGCAGACGTTAATCGACAAGGGGCTGGCATACGCCGATCCATACACCCCAGAGCAAGTGCAAGCCTTCCGCGACGAAGCGCGCGCCGCTAAAAAAGCATTTTTGTACCGCGATTACCGCCCCGAAAATCCGCCGGCATGGGACGGCACGCAGCCGCTGCGATTCAAAGTCGCTAATCCGAAACGCTACACTTGGCACGATCCGGTAATGGGCGAGTTATCTGCTGGACCAGAAGCGCTTGATGATTTCATTCTTATCAAAGCCGACGGCTACCCGACGTATAATTTTGCACACATCGTAGACGACGCTGAAATGCATATCACGCATGTCATCCGCGGTCTGGAGTACATCTCGTCGATTCCGCGCTATTTAAGCCTATACGAAGCATTTGGGTTGACGCCGCCGGTTTTAGCGTGCCTGCCGCACATCATGGCGCCCGACGGTAAGAAAAAGCTTGGTAAACGCGACGGCGCAAAAAGCGTCTCCGATTACCGCACCGATGGGATTTTGCCCGAAGCGATGCTGAATTTTCTCGCGAGCATGGGCTGGAACGACGGCACCGAGCAAGAAATCTTCAGCCGCGACGAGCTGATTGAGAAATTCAGCCTCAGCCGCGTGCAAAAATCCGGCGCGCGCTTCGACGAAAAGCGGCTGCTTTGGATGAGCGGGCAATGGATTCGGCGCCTGAGTTTGGACGATTTATATACACGGGTGAGCAATCCTGCTGGCAACAGATCTTCGAAGCAATCTGCGGCTGCTTCTACTTACTGGCCGCCCGCCGCAGCGCAGGCGAGCGAGGATTACAAAAAACGCGTTCTCGCCCTGGCGCAAGACCGCTTAAAAACACTTGCCGACTTGCCCCAGCTCACCAATTACTTTTTTGAAGAACCCACGCGCGACGACTCGCTCATTGAGACGAACAAACAGCTCAAAAAACTTTCGCCCGGTGAGCGCCAAGCCCTCATGCGCACTGCACACGATTCACTCGCCGCGCTCACCGATTGGACGCCGGAATCAATTCAGCAGCGCCTTAACGATTTACTCGAAAAAACTAGTCAAAAACCCGGCATCTTATTCAGCCTTGTCCGTATCGCCATCACGTGGGCGCCATTCAGCCCGCAGCTCAACGACACGCTCGCGCTACTCGGCAAAGAGACGACGCTTAAGCGGCTAGCATCATTCTAG
- a CDS encoding Integrase catalytic domain-containing protein produces the protein MSKISRAKHYAFRNYARMLIYDGKIERYNHTSQEECIDPNLTLLFEDATRFNHELANWLFYYNIKRPHFQPPRPKLPRYPNPTT, from the coding sequence ATGAGCAAAATTAGCCGAGCTAAACATTATGCATTTCGGAATTATGCTAGAATGCTTATCTATGACGGCAAGATTGAACGCTATAACCACACCAGCCAAGAAGAATGCATCGACCCCAACCTGACTCTGCTATTTGAAGACGCCACCCGCTTTAACCATGAGCTAGCTAACTGGCTGTTTTATTACAATATTAAGCGCCCTCACTTTCAACCACCGAGACCCAAACTACCTAGATATCCAAACCCTACCACTTAA